One Romboutsia sp. 13368 genomic window carries:
- a CDS encoding ArsR/SmtB family transcription factor → MKDIDVCCSNELHEDIVDSVREQMPDTEMLYELAELFKVFGDTTRVRILYALSAKEMCVCDIADLLDMTHSSISHQLRVLKQARLVKFRKEGKTVFYSLDDCHISQIFSCGLEHIEERYKR, encoded by the coding sequence ATGAAAGATATAGATGTATGTTGCAGCAATGAGTTGCATGAAGATATAGTTGATTCTGTAAGAGAACAAATGCCTGATACAGAAATGCTATATGAATTAGCAGAATTATTTAAAGTATTTGGAGATACAACAAGAGTAAGAATATTATATGCACTATCAGCAAAAGAGATGTGCGTTTGTGATATAGCAGATTTATTAGATATGACTCATTCGTCAATATCACATCAGCTTAGAGTATTAAAACAAGCTAGATTAGTTAAATTTAGAAAAGAAGGAAAGACAGTATTTTATTCTCTAGATGATTGCCATATAAGCCAAATATTTAGTTGTGGACTTGAACATATAGAAGAAAGATATAAAAGATAG
- a CDS encoding heavy metal translocating P-type ATPase, producing the protein MGNCSTSKKEIILGGLNCAHCAEVINDKVSELEEIKSCNLNFINKKLTLEIACDLSTDEDDVVSNVIDIVNDTEPGLDIKVLENKNSNNKKVEITLGGLNCAHCSEEIGNKVSKLDKVEKSNLNFISKKLTFEVAKDVDEKLVIDEIIKIINDTEPGLDIKVNFLDTKKENKKEDIEETHTSNKSDLIKLIIGSIMYIFGIFQSATGFESKFANIVFLIVYLIVGGDVLLKALKNLFKGRVFDENFLMSIATIGAVIIGEVPEAVGVMLFYKIGEYLQGIAVGKSRKSITSLMQIRPDSANLKVGSEIKVVSPEDVSIGDIIVVKPGEKVPLDGIVIDGYSMVDTSALTGESVFREIGEGEAILSGFINKNALLSIEVTKEFGESTVSKILDLVENASSKKSKTENFISKFSKYYTPFVLFSAIVIAFIPPLVIPNAVFSDWFYRGLVFLVVSCPCALVLSIPLSFFSGIGNSSKYGILIKGSNYLEALKNVDTVVFDKTGTLTKGVFNVTKIKSIGISEEELIEYAAYAEVNSNHPIAKSILNYYKGNIDLDKISDFEEVAAHGIKIKYKNLHILAGNDKLMKKENILYSPTNDIGTVVYVAVNGVYKGYIVISDEIKEDSKEAIKSLKKHGVKEVVMLTGDNEKVANKIAKELGIDKVYSNLLPDEKVDKLEEIFKNKSEKEKVAFVGDGINDAPVLARADVGIAMGALGSDAAIEAADVVLMTDEPIKISKAIEISRKTNKIVWQNIIFALGVKAIVLILSAGGVATMWEAIFADVGVALIAVLNAMRVMK; encoded by the coding sequence GTGGGAAATTGTAGTACAAGTAAAAAAGAGATAATACTAGGTGGTCTAAACTGTGCTCATTGCGCAGAGGTAATTAATGACAAGGTATCTGAATTAGAAGAAATAAAATCTTGTAACTTAAACTTTATAAATAAAAAACTTACTTTAGAAATAGCTTGTGACTTATCAACAGATGAAGATGATGTTGTTTCTAATGTTATAGATATAGTAAATGATACAGAACCAGGATTAGATATAAAAGTATTAGAAAATAAGAATAGTAATAATAAAAAAGTTGAAATAACACTTGGTGGTTTAAACTGTGCTCACTGTAGTGAAGAAATAGGAAATAAAGTATCAAAATTAGATAAAGTAGAAAAATCTAATTTAAACTTTATAAGTAAAAAGCTTACATTTGAAGTAGCTAAAGATGTAGATGAAAAATTAGTTATAGATGAAATTATAAAGATAATAAATGATACAGAACCAGGACTAGATATAAAAGTTAATTTCTTAGATACAAAAAAAGAAAATAAAAAAGAAGATATTGAGGAAACTCACACATCAAATAAAAGTGATTTAATAAAATTAATAATAGGAAGTATAATGTACATCTTTGGAATATTCCAAAGTGCAACTGGATTTGAAAGTAAGTTTGCTAATATAGTATTCTTAATAGTCTACTTAATAGTAGGTGGAGATGTTTTATTAAAAGCATTAAAAAATCTATTTAAAGGTAGAGTATTTGATGAAAACTTCTTAATGTCTATAGCAACAATAGGAGCTGTTATAATAGGAGAAGTACCAGAAGCAGTAGGGGTTATGCTTTTTTATAAAATAGGTGAGTACTTACAAGGTATAGCAGTAGGTAAATCTAGAAAATCAATAACTTCACTTATGCAAATAAGACCAGATAGTGCAAATTTAAAAGTTGGATCAGAGATAAAAGTAGTATCTCCAGAAGATGTAAGTATAGGAGATATAATAGTTGTAAAACCAGGTGAGAAAGTTCCTTTAGATGGAATTGTAATAGATGGATATTCAATGGTTGATACATCAGCACTTACCGGAGAATCAGTTTTTAGAGAAATTGGTGAAGGTGAGGCTATATTATCAGGATTTATAAATAAAAATGCATTATTAAGTATTGAGGTAACTAAAGAATTTGGAGAATCAACAGTTTCTAAGATACTTGATTTAGTTGAAAATGCAAGTAGTAAAAAGTCTAAAACAGAAAACTTTATAAGTAAGTTTTCAAAATACTATACACCATTTGTGCTATTCTCAGCTATTGTTATAGCGTTTATACCACCGCTTGTAATACCAAATGCAGTATTTTCAGATTGGTTTTACAGAGGACTAGTATTTTTAGTTGTTTCATGTCCTTGTGCATTAGTATTATCAATACCATTATCATTCTTTAGTGGAATAGGTAATTCATCTAAGTATGGTATATTAATAAAAGGAAGTAATTATCTAGAAGCACTTAAAAATGTTGATACAGTAGTATTTGATAAAACAGGTACACTTACTAAAGGTGTATTTAATGTAACTAAGATAAAATCTATTGGAATAAGTGAAGAAGAGTTAATAGAATATGCAGCATATGCAGAAGTAAACTCAAATCACCCAATAGCAAAATCTATATTAAATTACTATAAAGGAAATATAGATTTAGATAAAATAAGTGATTTTGAAGAAGTAGCAGCACATGGTATAAAAATAAAATACAAAAACTTACACATCTTAGCTGGTAATGATAAATTAATGAAAAAAGAAAACATACTATACTCACCAACTAATGATATAGGAACAGTAGTTTATGTAGCAGTTAATGGAGTGTATAAAGGATATATAGTAATATCTGATGAAATAAAAGAAGACAGTAAAGAAGCTATAAAGAGTTTAAAAAAACATGGTGTTAAAGAAGTTGTAATGTTAACTGGGGACAATGAAAAAGTAGCGAATAAGATTGCTAAAGAATTAGGGATAGATAAGGTTTATTCAAATTTATTACCAGATGAAAAAGTTGATAAATTAGAAGAGATATTTAAAAATAAATCAGAAAAAGAAAAAGTTGCATTTGTTGGAGATGGTATAAATGATGCTCCAGTACTTGCAAGAGCAGACGTTGGTATAGCAATGGGAGCATTAGGTTCAGATGCTGCTATAGAAGCTGCTGATGTAGTTTTAATGACAGATGAGCCAATTAAAATTTCTAAAGCTATAGAAATATCAAGAAAAACAAATAAAATAGTATGGCAAAATATTATATTTGCATTAGGTGTTAAGGCAATAGTATTAATTTTAAGTGCAGGTGGAGTAGCTACTATGTGGGAAGCTATATTTGCAGATGTAGGTGTTGCTTTAATAGCGGTATTAAATGCAATGAGAGTAATGAAATAG
- a CDS encoding 3-oxoacyl-[acyl-carrier-protein] synthase III C-terminal domain-containing protein yields IRDSKLKMNGNEVFKFATSVIVSSINKILQDNNLNLDDIDYIVPHQANVRIIEYAAKKLKVPVDKFYMNIENYGNTSAASIPIALNEMYEKKLLKKDSKIILVGFGAGLTYGAT; encoded by the coding sequence CTATTAGAGATTCTAAATTAAAAATGAATGGAAATGAAGTATTTAAATTTGCTACTTCAGTAATTGTAAGTTCTATTAATAAAATCTTACAAGATAATAACTTAAACTTAGATGATATTGATTACATAGTTCCGCATCAAGCAAATGTGAGAATAATAGAATATGCTGCTAAAAAACTAAAAGTTCCAGTAGATAAATTTTATATGAATATAGAAAACTATGGAAACACTTCAGCAGCATCGATACCAATTGCGCTTAATGAAATGTATGAAAAAAAATTATTAAAAAAAGATAGCAAAATCATATTAGTTGGATTTGGCGCTGGACTTACATATGGTGCAACT
- a CDS encoding ACP S-malonyltransferase produces MSNKTAFLFPGQGSQYINMGKDLYENIIECKDIFDKGEEILDMPIKELIFEGTDEELTKTKNSQPAILLTSLACQKALEIEGIEABYTVGLS; encoded by the coding sequence ATGAGTAATAAGACAGCATTTCTTTTTCCAGGTCAAGGTTCTCAATATATAAATATGGGAAAAGATTTATATGAAAATATTATTGAATGTAAAGATATATTTGATAAGGGCGAAGAAATATTAGATATGCCAATAAAAGAATTAATATTTGAAGGAACTGATGAGGAATTAACAAAAACTAAAAATAGTCAACCTGCAATTTTACTAACTTCTTTGGCTTGTCAGAAAGCTTTAGAGATTGAGGGTATAGAAGCTRACTATACAGTAGGTTTGTCT
- the fabG gene encoding 3-oxoacyl-[acyl-carrier-protein] reductase — MLKGKCAVITGASRGIGRSIALKYAKEGANIVLNYRNSEEEALELKKELDKLGSNTLIIKADVSKFEEAEKLIKEAKKAFGKIDILVNNAGITKDTLIIRMKEEDFDKVIEVNLKGAFNCLRAVSPIMVKQKXXXIINMSSVVGVVGNAGQVNYSASKAGLIGMTKSLAREIGSKNINVNAIAPGFIDTDMTKVLNEDQKKNIISQVPLKRFGQVEDIAN; from the coding sequence ATGTTAAAGGGTAAATGTGCAGTAATAACTGGAGCCTCTAGAGGAATTGGTAGAAGTATAGCATTAAAATATGCTAAAGAAGGTGCTAACATAGTACTAAATTATAGAAATAGTGAAGAAGAAGCTTTAGAATTAAAAAAAGAGCTAGATAAATTAGGATCTAATACTTTGATTATCAAAGCAGATGTAAGTAAGTTTGAAGAAGCTGAAAAATTGATAAAGGAAGCTAAAAAAGCTTTCGGAAAAATAGATATATTAGTTAATAATGCTGGAATAACTAAAGATACATTAATAATTAGAATGAAAGAAGAAGATTTCGATAAAGTAATAGAAGTTAATTTAAAAGGAGCATTTAACTGCTTAAGAGCAGTATCTCCAATAATGGTAAAACAAAAANNNNNNNNGATAATAAATATGTCTTCAGTAGTAGGTGTTGTAGGAAATGCTGGTCAAGTAAATTATTCAGCATCAAAAGCAGGACTTATAGGAATGACAAAGTCTTTAGCTCGTGAAATAGGAAGCAAAAATATAAATGTAAATGCTATAGCGCCAGGGTTTATTGATACAGATATGACTAAGGTATTAAATGAAGATCAAAAGAAAAATATAATATCTCAAGTACCTTTAAAAAGGTTTGGTCAAGTTGAAGATATTGCTAAT
- a CDS encoding beta-ketoacyl synthase N-terminal-like domain-containing protein, giving the protein RGPKRVSPMYIPMTIINAAAANIAIKYQAKATCTSSVTACATGTNNIGDAFRYIK; this is encoded by the coding sequence ATAGAGGACCTAAAAGAGTATCTCCAATGTATATACCAATGACTATAATAAATGCAGCTGCTGCTAATATTGCAATAAAATATCAAGCAAAAGCTACATGTACATCATCAGTAACTGCTTGTGCTACAGGTACTAATAATATAGGGGATGCTTTTAGATACATAAAA
- a CDS encoding ATP-binding protein: LMIKAAAGGGGKGIRIVRDVKDFKHNYEAAKLESKACFGEDRVYIEKYIENPKHIEFQILADEYGNIIHLGERECSLQRNNQKVLEE; this comes from the coding sequence TTAATGATAAAAGCCGCTGCTGGTGGTGGTGGAAAAGGTATTAGAATAGTTAGAGATGTTAAAGATTTTAAGCATAATTATGAAGCTGCTAAATTAGAATCAAAGGCTTGCTTTGGAGAAGATCGAGTTTATATAGAAAAATATATAGAAAATCCTAAACATATAGAATTTCAAATACTAGCTGATGAATATGGTAATATAATACATCTAGGAGAAAGAGAATGTTCACTTCAAAGAAATAATCAAAAAGTTCTAGAAGAAG